In Endozoicomonas sp. GU-1, one DNA window encodes the following:
- the aroE gene encoding shikimate dehydrogenase, producing the protein MAGPVDTYAVMGNPIAHSKSPVIHTLFADQTDQSLRYTALLVDVGGFKKAIDEFFENGDLGLSITLPFKEEAWQLAQKRTSRAEKAGAVNTLWQEHGQLHGDNTDGLGLVADLQANNGVTIKGARVLILGAGGAVRGVLEPLLAEQPVEVVIANRTRSKADTLVELFTDKAISACGFDDIEGRFDLVINGTAASLQGEIPPIPGHIIDQNTCCYDMMYGADETVFNRWCREQGAGKTIDGLGMLVEQAAKQFAIWRGVRPDTRQVLDLLRNEMA; encoded by the coding sequence ATGGCTGGGCCAGTAGACACGTATGCAGTAATGGGGAACCCTATTGCCCACAGCAAATCACCGGTCATTCACACACTGTTTGCTGATCAGACTGACCAAAGTCTGCGTTACACCGCCCTGTTGGTTGACGTTGGCGGCTTTAAAAAAGCGATTGATGAATTCTTTGAAAACGGTGATCTGGGGTTAAGTATCACCTTACCCTTTAAGGAAGAGGCGTGGCAGTTAGCGCAGAAGAGAACGTCGCGAGCAGAAAAAGCCGGGGCGGTAAACACCTTGTGGCAGGAACATGGCCAGCTCCATGGGGACAACACCGATGGGCTTGGCCTGGTGGCAGACCTTCAGGCAAATAACGGTGTAACCATTAAAGGCGCTCGGGTACTTATTCTGGGGGCCGGTGGTGCCGTGAGAGGGGTGCTTGAGCCCCTGCTGGCCGAGCAACCGGTTGAGGTTGTGATTGCCAATCGAACCCGTAGCAAGGCTGATACGCTGGTTGAACTCTTTACGGATAAAGCCATTTCAGCCTGTGGATTCGACGATATAGAGGGCCGTTTTGACCTGGTGATCAACGGCACCGCTGCCAGCCTGCAGGGAGAGATACCGCCCATACCCGGCCATATTATTGATCAGAACACCTGCTGTTATGACATGATGTACGGTGCCGATGAAACCGTTTTCAATCGCTGGTGTCGTGAGCAGGGGGCAGGTAAAACCATTGACGGGCTTGGTATGCTGGTTGAACAGGCGGCCAAGCAGTTTGCCATTTGGCGTGGTGTTCGTCCTGATACCCGTCAGGTACTTGACCTGTTGCGGAATGAAATGGCCTGA
- a CDS encoding L-threonylcarbamoyladenylate synthase has protein sequence MMDVDQAARIIRSGGVIAYPTEAVWGLGCDPWNQQAVYRILDIKQRPVEKGVILIGASEDQFFPLLNPLSCEERARLKSTWPGPYTWLIPDPAGWAPDWVRGQFDTVAVRITAHPLVKTLCEATGHPIVSTSANLAGKDPLLTFSGVEDVFGSLLDGIVPGETGEQKTPSKIQDLRSGQLVRAG, from the coding sequence ATGATGGATGTAGATCAGGCAGCCAGAATAATCAGAAGTGGCGGTGTCATCGCTTACCCCACAGAAGCCGTATGGGGGTTGGGATGTGACCCCTGGAACCAGCAGGCTGTTTATCGGATTCTTGACATCAAACAGCGACCGGTTGAAAAAGGGGTCATTCTGATTGGTGCTTCAGAGGATCAGTTTTTCCCGCTACTTAATCCCCTCTCTTGTGAAGAAAGAGCCCGGCTGAAGTCTACCTGGCCAGGTCCTTATACCTGGCTTATTCCAGACCCTGCTGGCTGGGCACCCGACTGGGTCAGGGGGCAGTTTGATACGGTTGCTGTTCGTATTACTGCGCATCCACTGGTGAAAACACTGTGTGAAGCAACAGGGCACCCGATAGTGTCTACGTCAGCAAACCTTGCCGGTAAGGACCCGCTGTTAACGTTTTCTGGTGTAGAGGACGTGTTTGGCTCACTGCTGGATGGCATTGTTCCCGGCGAAACCGGAGAGCAGAAAACACCCTCAAAGATTCAGGACCTGCGTTCGGGGCAGCTGGTAAGGGCTGGCTAA
- the dprA gene encoding DNA-processing protein DprA, translating into MIYTDTNQKDWLQLLPWLTLSLIPGLGPIKSSQLIDKFQHPSQLFSVPFNQLKEIIPEKLASLLVNAHRDPSIQKQLHLTQTWLEASQAHTIVTPDSHLYPKALKELPDAPVVLYVIGNSQLISEPQLGVVGSRRPTPNGRRVAREFCEHLSRSGLVITSGMALGIDAAAHQGALGCYGATVAVLGTGVDQVYPARHEDLYQLIASQGAIVSEYPLGTKPFAGNFPRRNRILSGLSLGVLVVEAALESGSLISARLAAEQGREVFAIPGSVLNPLSRGCHKLIREGAVLVESPDDVLIELAPQLHGVMNEFSPSTPSRKETDPLRLKVIEVMGFDVVSADQISTLSGIPFAELSVVLTEMELDGVIESTSGGFIRLG; encoded by the coding sequence ATGATATACACTGATACCAACCAGAAGGACTGGTTACAACTGCTCCCCTGGCTAACCCTTTCCCTGATTCCGGGGCTGGGCCCCATCAAATCCAGCCAGCTTATCGACAAATTCCAACATCCCAGCCAGCTTTTTTCCGTACCATTTAACCAACTGAAAGAGATTATTCCGGAGAAACTGGCCAGTTTGCTGGTCAATGCCCACAGAGACCCATCTATTCAGAAACAGTTGCACCTGACACAGACATGGCTGGAAGCCAGTCAGGCCCATACCATTGTGACACCGGACTCCCATCTCTATCCCAAAGCGCTGAAAGAGCTGCCTGATGCACCGGTTGTGCTCTACGTCATTGGTAACAGTCAGCTAATCAGTGAGCCACAGCTGGGCGTTGTCGGTAGCCGAAGGCCGACACCCAATGGTCGCCGGGTGGCCCGGGAGTTTTGTGAACACTTATCAAGAAGTGGCCTGGTGATTACCAGTGGTATGGCACTGGGAATCGATGCGGCGGCCCACCAGGGCGCACTGGGTTGTTATGGTGCGACAGTCGCCGTGTTGGGTACCGGTGTGGATCAGGTTTATCCGGCAAGGCATGAGGATCTTTATCAGTTGATTGCCAGTCAGGGGGCCATCGTCAGTGAATACCCACTGGGAACAAAACCCTTTGCCGGTAACTTTCCCCGTCGCAATCGTATTCTGTCCGGTTTATCCCTTGGCGTTCTGGTGGTTGAAGCCGCACTGGAAAGCGGCTCATTAATCTCGGCAAGGTTGGCTGCGGAGCAGGGGCGTGAGGTTTTTGCCATACCGGGTTCGGTGCTGAACCCGTTAAGCCGAGGGTGTCATAAGCTGATCCGTGAAGGTGCAGTGCTGGTAGAAAGCCCTGATGATGTATTAATTGAACTCGCACCACAGCTCCATGGTGTTATGAATGAATTCTCTCCATCCACTCCCAGTCGCAAAGAGACCGACCCACTGCGGCTTAAAGTTATTGAAGTGATGGGGTTTGACGTTGTCAGTGCAGATCAAATCAGCACACTGTCCGGGATTCCCTTTGCGGAGCTTTCTGTGGTGCTGACCGAAATGGAGCTTGATGGCGTAATAGAGTCCACATCCGGTGGTTTTATTCGTCTTGGCTGA
- the hemF gene encoding oxygen-dependent coproporphyrinogen oxidase produces the protein MSEPSVDLVKQYLLDLQNRICTAIEAEETRGSFREDQWDYLGSGNKGDGGGKARVLEGGTVFEKAGVNFSHVTGDQLPASATAHRPHMAGRSFQAMGVSLVIHPDNPFVPTSHANVRMLIAHKDGEAPIWWFGGGYDLTPYYGFEEDCQHWHQVAKQACDPFGDDVYPRYKKWCDEYFFLKHRNEPRGIGGLFYDDLNEWPFERSFEFMQSVGDSFIDAYLPIVQRRKSLPYSEQHKRFQEYRRGRYVEFNLVYDRGTLFGLQSGGRTESILMSLPPHVRWDYNWSPEPGSEEARLYDEFLKPRDWA, from the coding sequence ATGTCAGAACCGTCTGTAGATCTCGTAAAGCAATACCTCCTGGATTTGCAGAATCGCATCTGCACCGCGATTGAAGCAGAAGAAACCAGGGGCTCCTTCAGGGAAGACCAGTGGGACTACCTTGGCTCCGGCAACAAGGGGGATGGTGGCGGTAAAGCCAGAGTGCTTGAAGGGGGCACGGTGTTTGAAAAAGCCGGTGTGAATTTTTCCCATGTAACCGGGGATCAGCTCCCTGCCAGCGCCACTGCCCATCGACCACACATGGCTGGCAGAAGTTTTCAGGCCATGGGGGTTTCCCTGGTGATCCACCCGGATAATCCATTTGTGCCAACGTCCCATGCCAATGTCCGGATGCTGATCGCCCATAAAGATGGAGAAGCACCGATCTGGTGGTTTGGCGGCGGCTATGACCTGACGCCTTACTACGGCTTTGAAGAAGATTGTCAGCACTGGCATCAGGTGGCCAAACAGGCCTGTGATCCCTTTGGGGATGATGTCTACCCCCGCTATAAAAAGTGGTGTGATGAATACTTCTTCCTTAAACACCGCAATGAACCCCGGGGGATCGGCGGACTGTTCTACGATGACCTGAATGAGTGGCCATTTGAACGCAGTTTTGAGTTTATGCAGTCGGTTGGCGACAGCTTTATTGATGCTTATTTGCCCATTGTACAGCGCCGTAAATCCCTGCCTTACTCGGAGCAGCACAAGCGTTTTCAGGAGTACCGGCGTGGCCGTTATGTGGAATTCAACCTGGTATACGACAGGGGTACTTTGTTTGGTCTGCAGTCCGGCGGTCGTACGGAGTCTATCCTTATGTCATTGCCGCCTCATGTACGCTGGGATTACAACTGGAGTCCAGAGCCTGGCAGTGAAGAGGCACGACTGTATGACGAATTTTTAAAACCAAGAGACTGGGCATAA
- a CDS encoding LysM peptidoglycan-binding domain-containing protein produces MSSLGLAFDSPVKADSPSRYTVEKGDTLWDISTTFLDSPWLWPEIWHANPQIENPHLIYPGDVVSLVYINGQPRLMIASRGKPGRTIKLTPKIRVKPGESAIPAIPLSAVQSYLKGGHVFSSEEQLNNAPYVFAAKDGKLASGAGDKIYARGDFAGHNLRFDVVRRGQQIVDPETDELLGLIGIDVGTINLSHVREGVASMVVQESNMEMKPGDRVVSQDASGLVTTFFPRAPTAPLEGIVTASLNNTKKVSKFDTVVINKGERERLRQGDVLAVYRKTQEALDPFTNEQVTLPSERIGLVMVYRPFEKMSYGIVLSAKEDIEVGYILRSPQP; encoded by the coding sequence ATGTCTTCACTGGGACTGGCATTCGATAGCCCGGTAAAGGCAGACTCCCCCAGCAGGTACACCGTTGAGAAAGGCGATACCCTCTGGGATATATCCACTACGTTTCTGGACAGCCCCTGGTTATGGCCGGAAATCTGGCACGCTAACCCCCAGATAGAGAATCCCCATCTGATTTACCCTGGCGATGTCGTCAGTCTGGTTTATATCAATGGCCAGCCCAGGCTGATGATTGCCAGTCGCGGGAAGCCAGGTCGAACGATTAAATTAACACCAAAAATCCGGGTGAAGCCCGGAGAGTCAGCAATCCCGGCGATTCCTTTGAGTGCTGTGCAAAGTTATTTAAAGGGCGGTCATGTCTTTTCCAGCGAGGAGCAGCTGAATAACGCACCTTATGTGTTTGCTGCGAAAGATGGCAAATTGGCTTCAGGGGCCGGGGATAAAATATACGCACGGGGCGATTTTGCCGGGCACAACCTGCGATTTGATGTCGTCCGCCGTGGTCAGCAGATTGTTGACCCGGAAACCGATGAATTGCTGGGGCTTATTGGTATTGATGTGGGAACCATCAACTTGAGTCATGTCAGGGAAGGGGTTGCCTCCATGGTCGTGCAGGAAAGTAACATGGAGATGAAACCCGGTGACCGGGTGGTCAGCCAGGATGCCAGCGGATTGGTCACGACGTTTTTTCCAAGAGCGCCGACTGCACCTTTAGAAGGCATTGTCACCGCTAGCCTGAACAACACCAAAAAGGTTTCCAAGTTTGATACGGTGGTTATCAACAAAGGAGAACGGGAACGTCTCAGGCAGGGGGATGTCCTGGCCGTCTATCGAAAGACACAGGAAGCCCTGGACCCATTTACCAATGAACAGGTTACTCTGCCATCCGAGAGAATCGGTTTGGTGATGGTTTATCGACCTTTTGAAAAAATGAGCTATGGTATTGTGCTATCAGCTAAAGAGGATATTGAAGTTGGCTATATCCTCCGGAGCCCACAACCATAA
- the rsmG gene encoding 16S rRNA (guanine(527)-N(7))-methyltransferase RsmG yields the protein MNASPSSLTDHSLAQILQNDIGRGAKSLGLDLSPVQTDLLTRYVLLLNKWNKAYNLTAIRDPREMVFRHIVDSLSIVPHISGEAILDVGSGPGLPGVVLAIMYPDKQFTTLDSNGKKTRFMLQAKLDLQLNNLAVANSRVESFQVDVPFDAITSRAFSSLVNMVDGTKHLLSPSGVYLAMKGLYPEEELKELMDRHEIELVGCEPLKVPGTDGDRHLVILRNRH from the coding sequence ATGAACGCTTCCCCATCATCATTAACCGACCACTCCCTGGCTCAGATCTTACAGAACGACATTGGCCGGGGTGCCAAATCACTCGGTCTTGATTTGTCCCCGGTTCAAACGGATTTGCTGACCCGCTATGTTCTGCTGCTGAACAAGTGGAATAAAGCCTACAATCTCACCGCCATCCGTGATCCCAGAGAGATGGTCTTCAGGCATATTGTGGATAGTCTGAGTATTGTTCCCCATATTTCCGGTGAGGCGATTCTGGATGTAGGCTCAGGCCCCGGGCTGCCTGGCGTGGTTCTGGCGATTATGTACCCCGATAAACAATTCACGACACTGGACAGCAATGGCAAGAAGACCCGCTTCATGCTTCAGGCAAAACTGGACCTTCAGCTCAATAACCTGGCAGTTGCTAATTCCCGCGTAGAGTCTTTTCAGGTGGATGTGCCTTTTGACGCCATTACTTCACGGGCATTCAGCTCATTGGTTAATATGGTAGATGGTACAAAACACTTATTATCGCCTTCAGGTGTTTATCTGGCCATGAAAGGGCTATATCCTGAAGAAGAATTGAAGGAATTGATGGATCGTCACGAAATTGAGCTGGTTGGCTGTGAGCCTTTAAAGGTACCGGGTACAGACGGCGATCGTCATCTTGTCATTTTGCGTAACAGGCATTGA
- a CDS encoding YiiX/YebB-like N1pC/P60 family cysteine hydrolase: MDKALPVTVMPANVIAKDLLPGDLLFQLRSGGEAEWVISRLFSGRDGAAINHVALYDGDGMVIEAVMPRVQKTALDGFVSSSVLDNHGRPCVLVCRLASSYSALVPDALAFAEQQLAVSYDPHYRQNQEEHQKSWYCSELIVHAFRHANKGIFLFEETPMSFRDMATGELMPFWVDHYQAIGQEIPEGLPGSHPALLSCSDKLMSVNRLGSLPAKSCQDLCSLEPGSTLA; this comes from the coding sequence ATGGATAAAGCGCTGCCAGTCACTGTAATGCCAGCTAATGTGATCGCCAAAGACCTCTTGCCAGGTGACCTGCTTTTTCAACTGCGCTCAGGTGGAGAAGCCGAATGGGTTATCAGTCGGCTCTTTTCGGGTCGGGATGGTGCAGCCATTAATCATGTTGCGCTCTATGACGGAGATGGCATGGTTATAGAGGCTGTCATGCCCCGGGTGCAGAAAACTGCTTTGGATGGCTTTGTCAGCAGCTCGGTATTAGACAACCATGGCAGACCGTGTGTCCTGGTCTGTCGGCTGGCATCGAGCTACTCGGCACTGGTACCGGATGCTCTGGCGTTTGCAGAGCAGCAGCTTGCGGTATCCTATGACCCTCACTACCGGCAGAATCAGGAAGAACACCAGAAAAGCTGGTATTGCAGTGAATTAATTGTTCATGCGTTTCGCCATGCCAATAAAGGCATTTTCCTGTTTGAAGAAACACCCATGAGTTTCCGGGATATGGCAACCGGAGAGCTGATGCCGTTCTGGGTTGACCATTATCAAGCCATTGGCCAGGAGATCCCGGAAGGGCTTCCCGGCTCACATCCGGCGCTGCTCTCCTGCTCCGACAAGCTAATGTCCGTTAATCGTCTTGGATCACTTCCGGCAAAAAGTTGTCAGGATTTATGCAGCCTGGAGCCAGGGTCGACTCTGGCCTAG
- a CDS encoding extracellular solute-binding protein: MKQNSLMFLAVLASVVSLLVMAETPILHKSHGLSRFDDLKYPEGFSHFDYVNPHAPKRGKLNIAAIGVFDTLNPYSQTGTHISQISPLRFFTLGFLGLNEPLMVGTGAYSPTGDEARSAYGLIAQSVEYPDDSQWITFNLHPNARFHDGHSITAEDVAFSFEYLRAKGPVKYQIQLKPIARVEVLDQHRVRFHFKRSGNRDQLFCAAELPVLPVHYWQDGLNGKSRLTPPLGSGPYKITHVEGGSSVTFTRVKDYWGKDLPVNRGKYNFDQITLYFYRDLTTAFEAFKSGALSLYFEPIAKNWTRAYNFPDIISGKVIKAEIPTKMIIGSPMVVFNTRRAPFNDIRVRKALGYLLDFEWSNRTLFENAYVRANSYFPNSIYAASGLPSAHEQALLAPFRTQLPDALFHQPFLSPKTRGDGSIRAQQQQALALLNEAGWQFKGGKLVNQQQEPLTFELITSSHLADRLVLPFKKNLASIGIELKYRVLDISNYLQRVRKLDFDTMGNAYSLGLSLGSELFRYFHSSNADIPDTQNLAGIKNPVIDALLEKIPRAGSQKELETIIHSLDRVLLWNHYGIPLWYFGKVRLALQSNIKRPAITTDYPMIINTWWQAE, translated from the coding sequence TTGAAACAGAACAGCCTGATGTTTCTGGCAGTGTTAGCCTCTGTTGTCAGTTTGCTGGTGATGGCAGAAACGCCCATCCTGCATAAGTCACACGGACTCTCACGATTTGACGATCTTAAATACCCGGAAGGCTTCAGTCACTTCGATTACGTCAATCCTCATGCCCCGAAAAGAGGCAAACTGAATATTGCCGCCATTGGTGTCTTTGATACGTTAAATCCATATTCCCAAACCGGAACCCACATCTCCCAAATCTCACCGCTGCGATTTTTTACTCTGGGTTTTCTCGGTTTGAACGAACCCCTGATGGTGGGGACGGGCGCTTACAGTCCGACCGGCGATGAAGCCCGCTCTGCTTATGGCCTGATTGCCCAATCAGTGGAGTACCCTGACGACAGCCAATGGATAACCTTTAACCTCCACCCCAACGCCCGCTTTCATGATGGCCATTCGATTACGGCAGAGGACGTTGCGTTCTCTTTTGAGTACCTGCGCGCCAAAGGCCCGGTCAAATATCAGATTCAGCTTAAGCCCATTGCGCGTGTTGAGGTTCTTGATCAACACCGGGTTCGCTTTCACTTCAAGAGGTCTGGCAACCGGGATCAACTGTTCTGTGCTGCCGAGCTGCCAGTTCTGCCTGTGCACTACTGGCAAGACGGGCTTAACGGAAAATCCAGACTGACGCCGCCACTGGGCAGTGGCCCCTACAAAATCACCCATGTGGAAGGAGGGTCATCGGTTACCTTTACCCGGGTTAAGGATTACTGGGGGAAGGATCTGCCGGTAAACCGGGGCAAATACAACTTCGATCAGATCACGCTCTATTTCTATCGGGATCTGACCACCGCCTTTGAAGCTTTTAAATCCGGGGCGCTTAGCCTCTATTTTGAACCCATTGCCAAAAACTGGACCAGAGCCTACAACTTTCCCGACATCATCTCTGGCAAAGTGATAAAGGCTGAAATTCCAACCAAAATGATTATTGGCAGCCCAATGGTCGTGTTCAACACCCGCCGGGCTCCCTTTAATGATATTCGGGTAAGAAAAGCGCTTGGCTATCTGCTGGATTTTGAGTGGAGCAATCGGACACTGTTTGAAAACGCCTATGTCCGGGCCAACAGTTACTTTCCAAACTCCATATACGCCGCTTCAGGTCTGCCCTCTGCCCATGAACAGGCGCTGTTAGCCCCATTTCGCACGCAACTGCCCGATGCCCTGTTCCATCAGCCATTTTTATCCCCCAAAACCCGGGGCGATGGTTCGATCAGAGCCCAACAGCAACAGGCTCTGGCACTATTGAATGAAGCAGGCTGGCAGTTCAAGGGGGGCAAACTGGTCAACCAACAGCAAGAACCGCTGACGTTTGAGCTGATCACTTCCAGTCATCTGGCGGACAGGCTTGTTTTGCCATTTAAAAAGAACCTGGCCAGCATCGGTATTGAGCTGAAATACCGGGTTCTCGACATCAGCAACTATTTACAGCGAGTGAGAAAGCTGGATTTTGATACCATGGGTAATGCCTATTCCCTGGGACTCTCGCTGGGCAGTGAGCTATTCAGGTACTTTCACTCCAGTAATGCGGATATACCCGATACCCAGAATCTGGCCGGTATCAAAAACCCGGTGATTGATGCGCTGCTGGAGAAAATACCAAGAGCCGGGAGTCAGAAAGAGCTGGAAACCATTATTCACAGCCTTGACCGGGTGCTGCTTTGGAATCACTACGGTATTCCACTCTGGTACTTTGGCAAAGTCAGACTTGCCCTCCAGAGCAATATCAAGCGACCGGCAATAACCACGGATTACCCAATGATCATCAATACCTGGTGGCAGGCGGAATAA
- a CDS encoding ParB/RepB/Spo0J family partition protein, with the protein MAKQRLGTNLNALLGSARLPASLSNDLAGPSPVKESLDGTMKDLPVEFLVRGKYQPRRDMHPDALEELAESIKEQGIMQPIVVRPAGQNRYEIIAGERRWRAAQLAGLADVPALIRDVPDEAAIAMALIENIQREDLNPIEEAIALSRLQKEFELTQQEVAQAVGKSRAAVANILRLMALNPEVKKMLEYGDLEMGHARALLSLGELDQLEVARTVTAKGLSVRQTEALVRRIQQEKEKGGKTVKRLDPNIKQLEDELSEKVGARVAIQCSAKGKGKLVISYNSLDELDGVLAHIQ; encoded by the coding sequence ATGGCGAAACAACGTCTCGGTACTAACTTGAATGCACTGCTGGGAAGCGCCAGGCTACCGGCATCCCTGTCCAATGATCTTGCCGGGCCATCACCGGTCAAGGAGTCACTGGATGGGACAATGAAAGACCTGCCCGTTGAGTTTCTGGTGCGTGGCAAGTACCAGCCCCGCCGAGACATGCACCCTGATGCCCTGGAAGAGCTGGCTGAAAGTATTAAAGAACAGGGCATCATGCAGCCTATCGTGGTTCGTCCGGCCGGGCAGAATCGCTATGAAATCATTGCCGGTGAGCGTCGCTGGCGTGCAGCACAGCTGGCAGGCCTTGCGGACGTTCCTGCCCTGATTCGTGATGTTCCCGATGAAGCTGCCATTGCCATGGCACTGATCGAAAACATCCAGCGGGAAGACCTGAACCCAATTGAAGAAGCGATTGCACTTTCCAGACTGCAAAAAGAGTTCGAACTGACCCAGCAGGAAGTGGCCCAGGCCGTCGGTAAGTCCAGGGCTGCCGTTGCTAATATCTTGCGACTGATGGCCCTGAACCCTGAAGTAAAGAAAATGCTGGAATATGGCGACCTGGAAATGGGCCATGCCAGAGCGTTGCTTTCCCTGGGCGAACTGGATCAGTTAGAAGTAGCCCGAACCGTGACCGCAAAGGGATTGTCTGTTCGTCAGACGGAAGCACTGGTTCGACGAATCCAGCAGGAAAAGGAAAAAGGCGGAAAAACCGTTAAGCGGCTTGACCCTAATATAAAGCAGCTTGAAGATGAGCTGTCGGAAAAGGTAGGAGCCAGGGTTGCCATTCAGTGCAGTGCCAAAGGAAAAGGCAAGCTGGTCATTTCCTACAATTCACTGGATGAGCTGGATGGCGTGTTGGCCCATATCCAGTAA